A region of the Agrobacterium sp. RAC06 genome:
GCCGTTACTCATTGCGTTGCAGTCTTCCGCGCCTTGGTGAACCCTAGCGGGGAAATCTTAAGAAGATCCTGTCTTGGAAGGTTTTGTTTGCCATGTGTAAAAAGGATCTGTTGTTGAAGTGGGTGGAAATGTGACGAGACACGTTCGGCGCCTGCGCGACCTGGTGCTAGGGCTCGCCATCCTGGCGCTCGCATTGCTTGTCATCGCCAAGCTCGAGAACGAACAGGCGCTGCGCTTTTCCGGCTTGTTCTCAGTGATCGATGGCGACACGCTCATCGCAGACGGCGAGCGGCTGCGCATCGAAGGGATCGATGCACCCGAACTTTCTCAGGTTTGCAAGGCGGCGGATGGGGCACCCTATGCCTGCGGCGAGGAGGCCCGCCGTGCCCTGATTGCGCTCGTGTCCGGGCGTGGCTTCGAATGCACAGGTACACGCCGTGATCGTTACGGCCGGTTGCTCGTGGTCTGCAAGCGGGGCCTCGACGATCTCGGGGAGATACTCGTGCGGACCGGGTCTGTCGTTGCCGATGGACGTTACCTTGCGAGTGAGACAGAGGCCCGACGGGCAGGCGAGGGGATCTGGCGGGGCGATTTCGAGCGCCCAGCCGACTGGCGACGACAGCGACAGATCGATGAAGCGGAACTCACGGGTTGGGTCGAGGCGTTACCGCCGCGATGGCTGACACATTGGTTTTGAGGACGAAAGAGAGAATGGCCGCTGACAATCCTTCGCTGCCGAGCATGCCCCGCGGTGACGTGCCGCCGACGATCGACGCCTTGTCGAGCGCAATCGCCCGCTGTCGCATTTGTCGCGATTGTCCGGCCGGAGGTCCCGAGCGGCGGATGCCGCATGAACCGCGACCGGTCGCCTGGCTTTCGGCGACAGCACGGGTGCTGATTGCCGGGCAGGCGCCGGGGCTTCGGGTGCATGAGACGGGCATCCCCTTCAACGACGCCTCCGGTGACCGCCTGCGCCAATGGTTGGGCATTGATCGCGACACCTTCTATGATCGCAGCAAGCTGGCGATTGCGCCGATGGGCTTCTGTTTTCCCGGCTATGACGAGAACGGACACGATCTGCCGCCGCGCCGGGAATGTGCGCCGCATTGGCGACAGACGGTGATGGATGCCATGCCGCGGGTCGAGCTCATTCTCGCCATCGGGCAATATGCGCAGGCCTGGCATCTTGGACGGCTGCGCCGCAAGACCATGACCGAGACGGTGACCCATTGGCGGGACTTCCTTCTCGCCAATCGCGAGGGGCCACGCGTCTTGCCCCTTCCCCATCCGAGCTGGCGAAACACGGCCTGGCTGAAACGTCACCCCTGGTTCGAGGCCGAGGTGCTGCCGGTGCTGCGACGAGAGGTTTCCTTGTTGATAGCTTGAAATGATTTTCCATAATTTTTATCAAATCGGCTATATCAAGAAAAATCAGTTTTTATAGGGTTTGCCATGGACCGCCTCGATCGCAAAATTCTCCGTATTCTTCAGGAAGATTCGACGCTGGCCGTTGCCGATCTCGCCAAAAAGGTCGGGTTGTCCACGACGCCTTGCTGGCGCCGCATCCAGAAGATGGAAGAGGACGGTGTCATCCGTCGGCGCGTGGCCTTGCTCGATCCGGCCAAGGTCAACACGAAGGTAACGGTGTTCGTCTCGATCCGCACGTCCAGTCACTCGATCGAATGGCTGAAGCGGTTCTCCGAGGTGGTGTCCGAGTTTCCGGAAGTCGTCGAGTTCTACCGCATGAGTGGCGATGTCGACTATCTGCTGCGCGTCGTCGTGCCTGACATCGCGGCCTATGATGCCTTCTACAAGCGCATGATCGCCAAGATCGAGATCCGTGACGTGTCCTCTGCCTTTGCCATGGAGCGGATCAAATACACGACCGAGTTGCCGCTCGACTACATGGTCCTCGACAATAATAAAGCCGGCGAAGAATAGACCGCGGTGGCGATTACCTGAGCTTCGCGATCCGCTTGGGGTCGCGCATTTCCCGCAAGGCATCCTTGCCGATCCAGCGGGCTGTGGCATCGCTCTTTCCCGCCAGTTTTTGAGCCACAAGGACCGCACCCGTGTGGCAGGCGCGGCTGCGCTTGCCCGTGTTGCGCAAGGCCCAGTTCACAGCCTTCTTGACGAAGTTGCGGGGATCGGTGGCGTGCCGCTCAATCAATGGCAGCCATTCGAGGAACGTCGCGTCCGGCTCATTCCGGTTGTGAACAGTCGCGCCCGCGATCATGGCGAAGGCGCTTCTGCGGATGAACTCCCGGTCGTCGGCGGCGAAGTCTTCAACCAGTTTGCGCCAGCCGGGCGTCCCGGTCAGCAGGTCGGCCGCCGCGTCGACGATTTCCCACGAGTTGAATTCGTCGGCGAGCCGCCGGATGTCGTCCGATGACAGCAGCGTCGGAACGAAAGTCCAGATCGCCAGCAGGCGCGCTTCTCGTATGCCGGATGCCCAGAGGTCTTTCGCGCGCGCCTGATTCGGGCCGATCACCTTGGCCATCTGCCGCAAAGCGGGATTGCCGATGCCAAGGGCATCCTCGGTGACAATCCCGTAGCGCGCCAAGCCGGCTATGTTCTCCTCCGACCGCATCGAGCGCAAGTATGCGATGATCTCGGCTGCGGTGGAGGAGGGGCCGATCATTTTGTTTCGAGCCGGGCCAGCAGGGAAGATGTGTCCCAGCGGTTGCCGCCGAGTTTCTGCACCTCGCCGTAGAACTGATCGACGAGCGCCGTGACCGGCAGGTTCGCACCGTTGCGGCGCGCTTCCGAGAGCACGATGTCGAGGTCCTTGCGCATCCAGTCGACGGCAAAACCGAATTCGTATTTGCCCTGGTTCATGGTCTTGTGGCGGTTTTCCATCTGCCAGGAGCCGGCAGCCCCCTTGGAGATGACCTCTATCACCTTTTCGATGTCGAGCCCGGCCTTCTTGCCGAAATGCACGCCCTCGGCCAGGCCCTGGACGAGGCCTGCAATGCAGATCTGGTTGACCATCTTGGTCAACTGGCCAGCGCCGGCGGGGCCCATCAGGCCGACCATGCGGGCAAAGGAGTCGATGATCGGCTTGGCGGCCTCGAAGGTGTCCGGTTCGCCGCCGCACATCACGGTGAGCACACCGTTTTCAGCACCTGCCTGGCCGCCCGAAACCGGGGCGTCGATGAAGCCGCAGCCTTTGGCCGCGGTGGCTTCGGCGAGTTCGCGTGCGACCTCGGCGGAGGCCGTGGTGTTGTCGATCAGGATCGCGCCCCGCTTCATGGCGGCAGTCACGCCGTTTTCGCCCAACGTGACCGAACGCAGGTCGTCGTCGTTGCCAACGCAGGTGAAGACGAAATCTGCGCCCTCTGCGGCCTCAGCCGGGGTCAAGCCATGGCTGCCGCCGAACTTCGCCACCCAGTCCTCGGCCTTGGCCGTCGTGCGGTTATAGACCTTTACCTCGTGGCCACCCTTGACCTTCAGGTGTCCTGCCATGGGAAAACCCATCACGCCCAAACCGATGAATGCGACCTTTGCCATTTCGTCTCTCCTGCCTTGCGGTATGAGACATGCATAGTCGAAGCTCCGTGGCCTTGAAAGGCCTTCTACTGTTATTGGGCAGTGTCGGGGGCAGCCGCTTTCCGACGGATCTCATCGTCCGGGGTCAGTTCAAGGCTCATCTTGCCCAGACGGCTTGAGATCTCGTTCCACAATCGCCGTAGACGGCGAACATGGAGGTCGTCGCCGATCCAGTCCATCAGATGCTCGATGGCCCGCGAGGACATCTCCGGCGTTTCACTGATGGTCGTCAGTGCCCAGATGCTGAATTCCCGCGCATCGACTTCCTTGATCTGCCCGTCTGCACCGGGAATCAGGAATTTTGCCGTACTCGTTTCCTGAACGTGCTTCATCGGCCCGGTCGGGGCCAGAAGAACTGCTGCATAGATGCGGTCAAAGGCATCGATTGCCTTTTCTTCCGTTGAGGTGTCGCTGTTACGGTTCTGTTTCAGGGCCCGTTCTAGGTCGAAGATCGTGCGGACGTTGAACTGGCGCAACAGCAGAAAACGATCGAGACCGACGACGCAGCACAGTTGGGCCTGGGCGATCCAGTCGACCGTCTGGTAGATGCCGAAGGGTGTTTCGATGTGCAGCATGATCGGATTGTAGGTGGCGAGCGATTGCACATCTGAGATGCCGCATTCTTCCAACCGGAAGCGCGTGAAGAAATCGATGCCGTCGATCGCGTCGAGCGGCACGACCCTTGTCCACTCGATGAAGCGGTTGTCGGATTGCTTGATCCAGTTGATCTGGCTCCCCACCTTGACGAGGATGAACTGGAGCACGCTGCCGGGCAGCAGGCCGAAGGCCAAGCCAAGCAAGATCCAGAGAGAGGACAGC
Encoded here:
- a CDS encoding thermonuclease family protein, translating into MTRHVRRLRDLVLGLAILALALLVIAKLENEQALRFSGLFSVIDGDTLIADGERLRIEGIDAPELSQVCKAADGAPYACGEEARRALIALVSGRGFECTGTRRDRYGRLLVVCKRGLDDLGEILVRTGSVVADGRYLASETEARRAGEGIWRGDFERPADWRRQRQIDEAELTGWVEALPPRWLTHWF
- a CDS encoding uracil-DNA glycosylase family protein — translated: MPRGDVPPTIDALSSAIARCRICRDCPAGGPERRMPHEPRPVAWLSATARVLIAGQAPGLRVHETGIPFNDASGDRLRQWLGIDRDTFYDRSKLAIAPMGFCFPGYDENGHDLPPRRECAPHWRQTVMDAMPRVELILAIGQYAQAWHLGRLRRKTMTETVTHWRDFLLANREGPRVLPLPHPSWRNTAWLKRHPWFEAEVLPVLRREVSLLIA
- a CDS encoding Lrp/AsnC family transcriptional regulator, whose product is MDRLDRKILRILQEDSTLAVADLAKKVGLSTTPCWRRIQKMEEDGVIRRRVALLDPAKVNTKVTVFVSIRTSSHSIEWLKRFSEVVSEFPEVVEFYRMSGDVDYLLRVVVPDIAAYDAFYKRMIAKIEIRDVSSAFAMERIKYTTELPLDYMVLDNNKAGEE
- a CDS encoding DNA alkylation repair protein — protein: MIGPSSTAAEIIAYLRSMRSEENIAGLARYGIVTEDALGIGNPALRQMAKVIGPNQARAKDLWASGIREARLLAIWTFVPTLLSSDDIRRLADEFNSWEIVDAAADLLTGTPGWRKLVEDFAADDREFIRRSAFAMIAGATVHNRNEPDATFLEWLPLIERHATDPRNFVKKAVNWALRNTGKRSRACHTGAVLVAQKLAGKSDATARWIGKDALREMRDPKRIAKLR
- a CDS encoding NAD(P)-dependent oxidoreductase, which produces MAKVAFIGLGVMGFPMAGHLKVKGGHEVKVYNRTTAKAEDWVAKFGGSHGLTPAEAAEGADFVFTCVGNDDDLRSVTLGENGVTAAMKRGAILIDNTTASAEVARELAEATAAKGCGFIDAPVSGGQAGAENGVLTVMCGGEPDTFEAAKPIIDSFARMVGLMGPAGAGQLTKMVNQICIAGLVQGLAEGVHFGKKAGLDIEKVIEVISKGAAGSWQMENRHKTMNQGKYEFGFAVDWMRKDLDIVLSEARRNGANLPVTALVDQFYGEVQKLGGNRWDTSSLLARLETK